A segment of the Orcinus orca chromosome 4, mOrcOrc1.1, whole genome shotgun sequence genome:
AGGCTCGGAGCTGTTTTTGGGTAGCTGGCTCTGGCAGATCCAAAATCCCTTGTATTCTCTCAGGGGAGATCCTGCGTTGCCCTGGGGAGGGGATTACTCCCAGATATTTGACTTCCTGCTGTGCCAATTGGACCTTGGACTTAGAGACTTTATAGCctcatttggccaaaaagttaagGGTCTGGGTAGCATGAGTTAAGGCTCTCTCGTGGTCTGGGGAGCAAATAAGAAGGTCATCCACATACTGGATGACAGTCCCTTCTTCCAGGCGTAGATCTTGGAGGTCCTAGGCCAGGGCCTGGCCAAAAAGGTGAGGGCTGTCTCGGAACCCTTGGGGTAGGGCTGTCCAGGTGAGTTGTTGTTCTCTATTCCCTTCCCCACGTCACTCAAAGGCAAAGAGGTAGTAGGACCGCGGGTCCAGAGGTATGGAAAAGAAGGCATCCTTTAAGTCTAACACAGTGAAGATAGGGGTGTTGCAGGGAGAACTGTAAGGAATAAGTAGCCCATGTTGTAAAAATTTGGATATGAGATGCTGCAGTCCCCTTGGGGCTTCTGGGCGAATTGGATATTGTTTCTGACTGGGGAAAGAGTTTGGCTCCTTTAAGGTGATAAGCACTGGGGAGGCGGTTATAGCTCCCCCTGGCATTCCATCGGCCCAGACCTGGGGGCCTACTGGCAACTCAGCTAAGGCTGGTGTGCCAGTCCTCAGAGGGGGCTGTGTCTCTAAGACTAAGAACTGGAGGGGTGTTACTGCAGTGGTTCCCCCAAGTAGCAGTCTGGTTCCCAGCTTGTTCATGATGCCCCTACCTAACAGTGGGTGGGGGCATTCAGGTGTGACCAGGAAGGAGAGAATGTATATCCTTCCCAGTAACAATACAAAGGGAGAGTGAAAGGCCTAGTAGTAAGTTTACCCGAGACGCCTGTAACCTGACAGGAGTCGGAGGAGAAGGGTCCAGAGAAGGAAACTAGGACAGAGTAGGCAGCCCCCGTATCCAATAAGAAAGATATGGTCCTACCTGCCACATCCACGTTTGCCCTTGGCTCCAGTCCAGTAATACTGACATTAAACAGGGGGTCCATCTGGAGTGGAAGGCCCCTGTCAATCTAGGGCCAACCAAGGGGCTGCCCCTGGCCCCTCGGCCTTTCAGCCCAAGGGCTGTTGGCTCCCCAATGGCCACTTCTTTGGCATTTTGGACAGGGTATCTTAGGAGGCGTGTCCTTGTTGGGGCATTCCCTCGCCCAGTGGCCAGGCTTTTTGCAGACTCGGCACCGGTCTTGGCTTCCGTTGGGACGGGTCCGGGCTTCTCCGGATGAGGTTTGCCCCTGCAGGGCTGCCAATAATTGGGCctgcctattttttttctcttttccgtCTCCCAAGCCTTGACCTCCTTCTCCTGGTCCCAGTTATAAAAGGTAGTGGTGGCTGTAGCTAGAAATTCATCTAGATTAACACTGAGCTCCTGCGTAAGCTTTCGGAGCTTCCTCCTGATGTCTGGTGCAGACTGGGTAAGGAACCTATCCTTTAAAATGGTTTTTCCTTCAAGGGAGTCCAGGTCTAGGTTGCTATATTTAATTATTGCCTCCTTGAGCCTTTCCAGGAAGGCTGTAGGGTTTTCATTGGGTTCCTGGCTGATGGCAGAAAACTTTGAGGAATTAATGGGTTTCCTTCTTCTTGTTTTGAGTCCAGCTTTTATACAGATTATAAGatgttccttttcccattgtCCATTGGGATTATTGTAATCCCAGTAAGGGTCCTTATGGGGAATGGTGGTATCCCCCACAGAATATTTTGAGCTGGATAAATGGAGGCTGTCCACAAAGTTGCAGGCCTCCTTTAGGACCTTTACTTTCTCAGTATCTGATAGAGTTCGCTCTGAGATTATCATGACATGCTTCCAGGCTAAGTCAAAAGCCGAAGTTGTCAACGTAGTGGTCAGGatcatcagaaaatttacctAGTTTCTGTCTGATGTGCTTTAACTCTAGAAGAGTAAAAGTCTTCTGAATGAGTTGGGGTCCAAATTCACCCGTTGTCTCCACCAAAGGGCAAATTCTAGGGGGAGGCCTTGTGGGAGTCAGATCTCCCAGGTAAGGCGTTAAGGGGGCTATCGGTGGCAAAGGGGGATACAGATGGAGAATGGGGTGGGTTTAGTGCTATCCCCAGGTTTAAAGATTTTCTCCCTATGGCTCTTATCTGGTTCAGGTTCCCTTTTAGCATGGCCCCGCTCAGATGGATCCTCTCGAGGAGAGGATGGGGGCTGTCTCATCAGGACTAGCACAGCAGAGTCAATTTTACAAGTCTTGCAGAGTTCTTCCTTATCTCTAAGAGCGAAATAGGCTTGAACATAGGGAATCTCACTCCATTTTCCTTGCCGTTACTGGCAGTGAGGACACGCAACATTCAGGGAGAGGAACAGACCGTGTGCCAATGGTTCTGTCACCTACAGAGATTCTTTCACCTGGATGAGCAACTGGTTTTTAGGTAGAGGGAACTCACCGCATTGAGGCTGTGTCACCAAGAGAGATTCCCTCTCCTTAACGAGCCGTTTGTTTGTACTCTCTGGCTCTCATAATAGCGTGGCTATTCCTTCTTTCCCACTGCCAGTGGGCCAAGGCTCCTGTGCAGGTGATCAGGACCGTAAAGGCAAGTCCCTGGAGATTCCTGACAGGCTGGCGATCGGCAAGGTCTGGTAAGTGATGGAAACTGTTCTGGGTGGCTGAGGGGAGGAAGAGTTGGTTTTCCTTAGGGACCATGTAAAACAGATGTTTGAGACAACAAGGAAAAGAATGAGGGGATCCCAAATTAGAGCAGTCTGGCCAAAAAGTGGTGTATGGAACTGCTGGAAGTCCTCACAAATATAACAGATTGGGTGTTTGGGGCGGCCATCAGCCTGACCTATCCACAGAAGAAAGCTCCTTCGAGtctcagaagaggaaaaaagggcCCCGAAATGAAAGTGGGAAAAAGACCTCCCTGAGTCCCACTGTTGATCTCCGTTCCAGTCAGTGACAGAAAAAATGATTAGGAGGTCTAGTAAGCTGATCCAGAGAGAGGTGTGAAGCCTTCTCTATAGCCGTGATTCAAGGAAGCTCATCAGGGAGGTCGGTTTGACAGGAGAGGTGTAAACACTTAACAGAGTCAGAAGGTGGCAATTCGTCCACCGTTGCTGCCGGCAGTGGTGAAGGACGCAAGCGAGAGGCCGGGAAGGAGAGTTGtaggaaaataaaacagcattAGGGCCATTTCACGTTAGCAGCGACAGAGTAGTCCCTTCTCAGGTGAATGAGGCAAGGAGCAGAGGCATGTAAGACAGGCGGGGCAACTGTCATGCAAATGGACGAAACCCCGGGAAGGTGCTACTCAGCCGGCGGGCGTAATCCTACCTTTAGCGAACGTGAACGCGGGGAAAGCCGTAAAGCAGGCTGCGGGAAGCTGCAAAGCAGGCGCGGGGAAGCCGCAAAGTAGGCGTCGCAAACATACCTCTGATCAGGAAGCCGGCGGAGCTACTAGGCCGTGGCCCAAACGTACCGTTGCGGATTCGACTCACGGTAAGAGCAGTGTCACGGGGTGGACGTACGTTATAACAAAATAGCTTGAACCGAGGAGGTCAACGGAAGGCCCGGACCAGCAATCGCGGTTCACGATAGTAAGCAGAGAATTGCAAACTACCCCGTTAAGCTTAAGCACAAAGCAAAGTTTATTTAAGCATAGGTACACtctgggagggggagagagaaggcgggaggagggggagggggagggggagggggaggaggggaagggggggagagagagagagagagagggagagagagggagtgagtaGGCTGTTTCTGAGAGCGGGCTGTTTCAGCGAAGTGAAGCAAGGCCAAAGCAAATTTTATCGACCCAGAGGTACACtctaagagggagagagagcgggCTGTTTCTGCGAATGGAAAACAGCATTCCTATACACGCTTAATGGTGCTTTTAAGGAGCATTTTGCAGGGAGGCGGGGGTGAGTGACAGGGGATCATTATTTGATTGACAGTCCCGAGCTATGTAACAAGTTTACTGCTGCGCATGCTCTCACCCTTGAATCGCTAAGAAACGcccacggggtgggggtggggcggcaaAACcacatgtagatttttttataattatggtataatgagtttgggtttACTATAGGTTATACGCCTGTCTGGTCTGGGCATGCGCAGCCGGGGGACCTCCCCTTGTGTTACTGTGCCCCTCTATTATCAGGATAAACTGCCCACCACACGACCATAGTTTTACCTGTCTGGGTGGTGTCAAGGGAGAGTCCCCAGATGACTGCGTGTGTGACTTGATTTCGTCTTGGTTTTCTCACCACTGTCACCTCCTTGCTGCTAATGTCTAACTACCTAACAAAAGTACTACTTCCACCTAGGTATATCAGGTTATAAATTAAGCAGAGGATAATATTTGTAAGAGACAGCCAGATATAACCAGAACTCATCGATGCTTGTGTTAATACAACATATGGAATAATTGTAGTTATGTGTGTGAATAAATTGGTCCTCAGGTTCTCTACCAGGTTTCATCCGTATCCTTTGATGAATCCTCTCTGGCATCTTCAGCATCCATGGCAACAATGAAACACATAAGCCAATATCATACCATGAAGAGCTGGCAAGGTAGGGCATTTGGGGGCATTTAGTACACTTAAAATTCATACCATATCCTTTAAGACATCAGTTAAAATTTTGTGAACTGACTGTTTTGCTCAAGATCAACATATCTACCATTTTGAGCATGTACTTATATATTAGGCACCTTAACTATGTAATTGCAGTGAATCCTAACAGcaatattattatctccatcttatTTATGAGGAAGCTGAGAAGATGTAATTTGCTTGAAGGCACACAGCTAGCAAataacagagccaggattcaaagctGAGCCTGTCCGGCTCCAAAACTCAGTCAGACTCACATCCTTATACACTCCCACTCCGACTGTACTAAAGCAAGtgtcccccccatccccccaccaacctttttattttttctttgccattttgaTACATTCATTTGCAGTGGGTTAAACTGGCTTTTTACGTAGACTTTGTTTGTTAATGGATGTTAATACTTCTGTTCTAGAACTAGCTTTCCCTCCGGGGGCCCAGGAACATTTCAAAGCCACATTGAGCAGTAACAAATATTTTCCTTAACAAATTTCTCACCTAGTCATAAAGTGATTGTGGATGTTGCCAGTGTATATTTGTGTTTACATCCTGACTGTGAGCATTAGGGCAGGAAAACATCAAAGTTTTGTGGGTGACAAAGAATCACCTCTGATCTTCACTTCAAAgacaaccaaacaaataaaaaaagccCTTCCCATCAACACCTTTGGGATTAATGTCAATTAAGCTTTCTCCTCAACTTGTCTATACAAGTATGCACGTTATAATGAATGAAGCTTGTTAAGAAACCATAAACCTCCTCTAAAATGGCAGTAAAATACCTACAGCACACACataatttttcctgattataagaATTTTAGTAAATGGACCCTTTTTATGCCTTAGCCCTGATTCTCtaaccccaattttaaaaaagtgccAATAAGGCCCCATCAAAAAGAGGGATGAGTGCTGTTTCTAAGCCCCCAAATCTAAACTGACATTTTCTGTAACATCTGCAGaactttccttcctctgctgagcCCACATCTAACTACTCCTCTTCGCCTGAGCACAAACTCAGCTTCACAAAGCCTTTTGTTCTGGATCTGGAACTTGTTCAAAATTCTCAAGTctcaagtcagaatggccatcatcaaaatatctacaaacaataaatgctgaagagggtgtggagaaaagggaaccctcctacactattggtaggaatgtaaattgatacagccactatggagaacagtatggaggttccttaaagaactaaaaatagagctaccatatgacccagcaataccactcctgggcatatatccagagaaaaccatggttcaaaaggatacatgcaccccaatgttcattgcagcactgtttacaatagccaacgcatggaagcaacctaaatgtccattgacagaggaatggataaagaagatgtggtacatatatacaatggaatactactcagccattaaaaagaatgaaataatgccatttgcagcaacatagatggatctggagattaccatactaaatgaagcaaatcagagaaagacaaagatcatatgatattgctaatatgtggaatctaaaaaaaaaattatacaagtgaacttatttacaaaatagaagcagacttagagaaccaacttatggttacttatggttaccggggtggggagggaatagtgggggggagggatagttagg
Coding sequences within it:
- the LOC125964236 gene encoding uncharacterized protein LOC125964236, which gives rise to MILTTTLTTSAFDLAWKHVMIISERTLSDTEKVKVLKEACNFVDSLHLSSSKYSVGDTTIPHKDPYWDYNNPNGQWEKEHLIICIKAGLKTRRRKPINSSKFSAISQEPNENPTAFLERLKEAIIKYSNLDLDSLEGKTILKDRFLTQSAPDIRRKLRKLTQELSVNLDEFLATATTTFYNWDQEKEVKAWETEKRKKIGRPNYWQPCRGKPHPEKPGPVPTEAKTGAESAKSLATGRGNAPTRTRLLRYPVQNAKEVAIGEPTALGLKGRGARGSPLVGPRLTGAFHSRWTPCLMSVLLDWSQGQTWMWQAQRPWLTGPATPRHVGSSRTEARTHVRCIGRPILNHCATREARDDHL